DNA sequence from the Gallaecimonas xiamenensis 3-C-1 genome:
CGCGATTAGGCGATGATTTTGGCAACTACGCCGGCGCCTACGGTACGGCCACCTTCGCGGATAGCGAAGCGCAGACCTTCATCCATGGCGATAGGAGCGATCAGCTCTACTACCATCTGGATGTTGTCACCAGGCATTACCATCTCTACGCCTTCCGGCAGCTCGATGGTGCCAGTTACGTCAGTGGTACGGAAGTAGAACTGCGGACGGTAGCCTTTGAAGAAAGGAGTATGACGACCACCTTCTTCTTTGCTCAGCACGTACACTTCGGATTCGAACTTGGTGTGCGGCTTGATGGAGCCCGGCTTACACAGGACCTGACCACGCTCTACTTCGTCACGCTTGGTACCACGCAGCAGAACACCTACGTTCTCACCAGCGCGGCCTTCGTCCAGCAGCTTGCGGAACATTTCAACGCCGGTACAAGTGGTTTTGGTGGTCGGGTTGATACCGACGATTTCCACTTCTTCACCAACTTTGATGATGCCTTGCTCTACACGACCGGTAACTACGGTACCACGGCCGGAGATGGAGAACACGTCTTCCACGGGCAGGATGAACGGCTTGTCGATAGCGCGCTCCGGCTCGGGGATGTAGGTGTCCAGGGCTTCGCCCAGCTCGATGATCTTGGCTTCCCACTCGGCGTCGCCTTCCAGCGCTTTCAGAGCGGAACCTTTGATCACAGGCAGGTCGTCACCGGGGAAGTCGTACTGGCTCAGCAGCTCACGTACTTCCATTTCGACCAGCTCTTGCAGCTCTTCGTCATCAACCATGTCGCACTTGTTCATGAACACGATGATGTAAGGAACGCCTACCTGGCGACCCAGCAGGATGTGCTCACGGGTTTGCGGCATCGGGCCGTCGGTGGCAGCAACTACCAGGATAGCGCCGTCCATCTGGGCAGCACCGGTGATCATGTTTTTGACGTAGTCGGCGTGGCCGGGGCAGTCAACGTGGGCGTAGTGACGAGTAGGAGTATCGTACTCTAC
Encoded proteins:
- the tuf gene encoding elongation factor Tu encodes the protein AAITSVLAKTYGGAAKAFDQIDNAPEEKARGITINTSHVEYDTPTRHYAHVDCPGHADYVKNMITGAAQMDGAILVVAATDGPMPQTREHILLGRQVGVPYIIVFMNKCDMVDDEELQELVEMEVRELLSQYDFPGDDLPVIKGSALKALEGDAEWEAKIIELGEALDTYIPEPERAIDKPFILPVEDVFSISGRGTVVTGRVEQGIIKVGEEVEIVGINPTTKTTCTGVEMFRKLLDEGRAGENVGVLLRGTKRDEVERGQVLCKPGSIKPHTKFESEVYVLSKEEGGRHTPFFKGYRPQFYFRTTDVTGTIELPEGVEMVMPGDNIQMVVELIAPIAMDEGLRFAIREGGRTVGAGVVAKIIA